A window from Rhodothermales bacterium encodes these proteins:
- a CDS encoding type II toxin-antitoxin system HigB family toxin: MRVIAQRTLRAFWEKHPKAEQPLRSWLQEMRRAEFRKPSDIRRHYRSADFVGDDRVIFNIGGNKYRLVVHMSYRRQIAFIKFIGTHKQYDRIDAATVGRAK, translated from the coding sequence GTGAGGGTGATCGCTCAGCGAACGCTTCGCGCATTCTGGGAGAAGCACCCCAAGGCAGAACAGCCGCTACGTTCGTGGCTCCAGGAGATGAGAAGAGCAGAGTTTCGCAAACCTTCAGACATACGCCGCCACTATCGGTCAGCTGATTTCGTTGGCGACGACCGCGTGATCTTCAACATCGGCGGGAACAAGTATCGGCTTGTCGTTCACATGAGCTATCGACGCCAGATTGCCTTCATCAAGTTCATTGGGACCCATAAGCAGTACGACCGAATCGACGCCGCAACCGTGGGAAGAGCAAAATGA